Below is a genomic region from Brassica oleracea var. oleracea cultivar TO1000 chromosome C9, BOL, whole genome shotgun sequence.
NNNNNNNNNNNNNNNNNNNNNNNNNNNNNNNNNNNNNNNNNNNNNNNNNNNNNNNNNNNNNNNNNNNNNNNNNNNNNNNNNNNNNNNNNNNNNNNNNNNNNNNNNNNNNNNNNNNNNNNNNNNNNNNNNNNNNNNNNNNNNNNNNNNNNNNNNNNNNNNNNNNNNNNNNNNNNNNNNNNNNNNNNNNNNNNNNNNNNNNNNNNNNNNNNNNNNNNNNNNNNNNNNNNNNNNNNNNNNNNNNNNNNNNNNNNNNNNNNNNNNNNNNNNNNNNNNNNNNNNNNNNNNNNNNNNNNNNNNNNNNNNNNNNNNNNNNNNNNNNNNNNNNNNNNNNNNNNNNNNNNNNNNNNNNNNNNNNNNNNNNNNNNNNNNNNNNNNNNNNNNNNNNNNNNNNNNNNNNTTGAACAACACCGATTTTTTTCTGAAGACAATTTGAATATCGGAACGGGAACTTGCCCATTGCTTTTAATATGTAACTCGCTTCTTGAGCAAATATCCGGCAAGTCCAACCTCGATTTTATGTTGTCTTTTGTCTTCCCTGGGACATTCAATATTGTATTCATGATGTTCTCAAAGAAATTCTTCTCTATATGCATCACATCAAGGTTGTGGCGCAGAAGGAGATCCTTCCAATATGGTAACTCCCAAAATATACTCTTCTTGTGCCAGTTGTGATGAACACCGTAAGAATCAGGCATATTACGAGGGACATGCCAATTACCACCCCAGCGAACTGTTTCGTTAGCTCCGTAGTAGTCGATTTGCGCTTCAATTTGTTCTCCAGTTAGATATGGAGGAGGAGTGTCTCTCACAACCTTTTTGTGCCTAAACAAATTCTTGTTTCTTCGGTACGGATGGCCAACTGGAAGAAATCGACGGTGACAATCGAACCAACTTGTCTTTCTACCATTCTTCAGTTGAAATGCATCTGTCGTTCCATTACAATATGGACAAGCTAATCTCCCATGTGTAGTCCATCCAGACAACATCCCATAGGCAGGAAAGTCACTTATGGTCCACAAAAGCATAGCTCGCATCGTAAAATTCTTCTTCGTTGAGCAGTCATACGTCCTCACCCCTGTTGACCACAAATCTTTCAACTCTTTTATCAGTGGTTGTAGGAAAACATCAAGTGACCTTTTTGGATGCTTCGGACCGGGTATTAATATGGTCAAGAATAAAAACTCCCGTTGCATGCACATCTCCGGTGGCAGGTTGTATGGCGTAAGAAAGACAGGCCACAATGAATATTGTCTCCCTGACATTCCAAATGGACTAAATCCATCTGTGCATAATCCGAGGTACACATTCCGGCTATTGCTAGCGAAATTCGGATGTACTTTGTTAAAATTTTTCCAGGCTCTTGCATCTGATGGATGAGTCATCTCACCATCCGTCTGAGTATGCTCGGCATGCCACCTCATCTTTCCAGCAGTCTGCTCCGATTGGTACAATCTTTTCAATCTATCTGTAATTGGTAGGTACCACATCCTTTGGTACGGTACCCTATTACGTCCCCTTCCTTGCGGCTTGAATCGTGGTTTCTTGCAGAATCGACATTCTTCCAACTTCTCATCATCTCCCCAGTAGATCATGCAGTTGTCGATGCAAACATCTATCATCTCCGAAGGCAACCCAAGACTATAAACCAGTTTCTGAATCTCATAATAAGAATCAGCAGACTCATTGTCTTCCGGCAAATACTCTTTAAATAAATCTGCCCATTCGTTCATGCAACTTTCAGGTAGATTGTGATCAGTTTTAATATTCATCATTCTAGCAGCCAATGACAATTTAGAGAGACCTTCTCTACAACCACTGTAAAGTGGTTGATTTGCCGCATCTAACATTTCATAAAACTTTTTTGAATCTATGTTAGGTTCTTCATCTTCATCATCATGAGCTACGAATGCATCAGTTACCATATCATGAACCCTATCATAATCTACCATCGGCTGATCCTCCTGATGGTAACTATGTGCATTATGCAATTGATGATCAACCGGTTCTTCTTGAAAGTTGCTATTACTACTACTAGCTTCATTCTGATCATAACTATAATCTTCTCCATGTTGAAACCAGATATAATAATTTGGCGTGAAACCTCTATTTACTAAATGCTTCCAAACATTTTCACGATTTGCCAACTTTGAATTGTTACATTTCCTACAAGGACAGAATATTTTACCGCTTTCTTGGGCGAGCGGTGTAGAATCTGCTTGATGCATAAAACGCTCCAACCCAGCAAGATATTCTTTCGTCACTCTCCCGTTAGCATCTCTATGCATATACATCCACCTCCGCAACTCGAAAATATTTCCCAAGCCCGACATTTTTTTCACGTTTTTTTTCTTGTTGGTGTGCTTAAAATTATGTTCAAACCTCCATATATATAGAAAATTTTCGAATCTGGTAGTTGAATTTTGCTAGGAATTTACGACGAAAAATTAGGTTGGTGGCAAAAAAAACGTGTTAAGTTGGTGGATTTCTCGTTCTTTCCTCGTAAGAATCATGCTAAAATTACGACGAATTTGCGACGAAACACATTTTTCTCGGAAAAACCACGTCAACTTACGACGATTCTACGAGGAAAAGCTTTACTCGGTATTTTACAAGGCCATTACGAGGAAACTTTATTTCCTCGCAATTTCATCGTTAAGTCATCGTAATTTCACGAGGAATAGTTTTCCTCGTTAAATTTCCTTGCTAAAACTGTGTTTTCTTGTAGTGAACGACGATGTACGCACACCGATCAAGTTCAGAAACCCCAAGTATCTCTTAATGCTCAATCATCTCAATGCTCAATTATACCTTTTTATAATGTCTTATAAAAGAAACTGTAAAAGAATGATTTTCTTTAATAAGCAAAGAAATGGTGGAAAGTTGGTTAATTTGGTGATTTATAAATTCTTGCAGTAGAATGTGGATGGGGGAGATTAGCTAATATACAAGAAGAGATTATAGCTGTTTGCAAAGTTGCTAGTGTACGTGATTTTGGCGACTCAGGTTATTTAAATTGCTTGTCAATGGTCTTCCAGCTCGAGCTGAGATCACATATGCTGCAAATGGCGGAAGGTCAAAAATATTTCACCAAAAGTAAACATGATCCTGCTAAACATTTATTTGCCTAACTATGAAGTTTGAATATTTTTGCAGGGCAAGCTGTGTGATGTTGAACAAAGGCAAGCATATAGTTGAAGTTGTTTCGACGTTGGACACTATCCTTCAATACCAAGCTTATCTATAAGAAACCAGACTCTAAGAAACTACACTACTGATGATGCTGATCACTGGAAAGAGAATTTGTAGTTTGCTTGGTCCGTCCATGAACTGGGTGTGTCCGGTTTAGGATTTTGTGCATACACCAAAAACATTAAGTATTTTGTAACAGAGAGAGTATTTATAAGAGGTTTATATATACTTTCTAAGAGGTATATATATCATTTATAAGTGTTTACATTATTAATAAAAATTCATAAATCATTTTAAATCATTTATAAGAGTTTATAAATTATTTATAAGGGTTAATTGAATTGTTTATAAGATATTACAAATCATTTGTAATGGTTTATTAATGATTTGTAATGGCTTATAAATGATCTATAATGGTTCATAGATCATTCATAAGATGTTTATATATCACTTTAAGGGTTCATAAATAGTTTATATAGTGTTATAAACCGTTTATATAATTTTATAAATAATTTATAAAAACTTATAAATGATTTATAAAACCTTATAAATGATTTATAAAAACTTATAAATGATTTATAAACAATTACAATTGATTTATAAACAATATAATGATGTGGGAATCATGATAACTTTCACTCCAATGGTTTTTAGTAAGATAATAAATGCTTATAAGATTTTATATAACATTTGCTAACTTTATAAAATCAATAACTTACAAAATAATTTATAAAAGTTTTTATAAATATTTGATGCGAAAGTGATAAGAATTTATAAATCTATATATAAGAATTATAAACTAATTATAAATGTTAATCAATCAGTTATAAGAATATCTTAAAGCTTATGATTTATATATCCACTCATGATTTTTAAACAGTTATAATCTCTCTCTCTCTCTCTCTCTCTCTCTCTCCCTCCCTCCCTCCCTCCCTCCCTCCCTCTGTTGTATCGGAGTTATGTGTACCTAATTGTAAGCATCAGTTTACTTCAAAGTAGAAATGGTTGATTTAAGTAAAATAGAGTATAGAAGGATTTGGGTAATTTAAATTTAAAAGAACAAGCCGGGAGCGACACCCTAAGGTCGCTCGCGTCTATGGTTTCTGAGCAAGCCCGGAGCGACGTCTTCAGAGCGACACAGCCAGGTCGCTCGCAAAGAGGCAAGCCCGGAGCGACGTCTTCAGAGCGACACAGCCAGGTCGCTCGCAAAGAGACGACCCGGAACGACACAAAACGAAGCCCGGAGCGACCTCTCAGAGCGACCCACTGAGGTCACTCCCGGAGGCCGGAGCGACATGCCGAGGTCGCTCCGCGTCTATTTGCCTGTCGAACTCATGTTTTCTAAGGGCCTTTTGGTCATTTCATTATGCACATTTTTACTTTTCAAAACCTATGTTTTAGGTACTTTTTGTAGCCACCAAGGAAAATGATCTCTTTTTTGGGAGAACAACTAGTAAAACTTCTTTTGATTCAGATTTCATTGCTTTCATCTTGTGTTCTTGTTGATTTCTTATCTATTCCTCTACATGATTAATCTGAAATCCAATATGTGTTTAAGAGGAATCATGTAGATTAGGGCTTCGAATTCCCTCAGAACTGGTTCGACAATCATTTATACTACAACATTTGTCTTAAGAGCCTTGAAAACTCCTAACATCATGAGCGCAACAAGCCGGTTCTTCGTCATCATAACAAATCAACCAAGGAACAACAGATAAGTAAGCTTTTAAGTTTCAAGAACATGAACATTATATCGATTGATAAACCAAAACTTTACGCATACAACCAAAGATTCTTTTATTTATTAGTAAATTAAGACATCACTATACCATACTATACTCACACAGCACCTACCAAAACATACAAGTAAAGCGACGTATCCATAAGCACTTCAGATTCACAAAGCTTTATACAAAGAAGAGTATACACAAACATATACATTCCAATACATGACCATTCTTTTGTTGGCTTTTGTATTGAATCTGAACGAGAACATGTATACAATTAAACACAGATAAATAGAAGTATCACCAATCTTAAGAGAATGAGTAATAGAGTACCTCTCTTGGGCGATAAACAGCTGCAATTACTTTTGAATTACCCATTTAGAAAACAGCAGAATTAGACAAGAACAACAACAAAAGTTTGAGTTTTTAATTCATGCAAGTGCTAAATTAGAACTGAGATGAAAGATAGGAATAAGATCCGTGTTTACCAAAATTGTTTGTGAGATTGGGGCTGATCTCAATCAAAGCTTCTAGTAACAAAATGAATACTCTTCTAGTCTTCTTCCATCGATGGCTATAGCAGAAGGGGAACAGTGGTAACAGCCTTCAATCGCTTCAAGAACCAAAGTTTCTGGATTCGATGAGGATCATATCGCTCATGGAAGGTTTTGAATCTCGTAAAGGAGTCGATATTTTAGAGGTTTTGAATTGGGATTCTCTGCAATCTCTTTCGTCGCCGCTGCGTGAGACAAAGAGACGGCGGATCTCGACGGTGAGTCCTAGAGAAGATAGATCTCAAAAAGAGAGAAGAATCGATGATTAAGGAGAAGATAAGGTAAGCGTAGTATTGTCTTTTGCTCATTAATGAAAGTGATATTTGTGAAAATATCTCTTAATTGATGGTAAAATTGAATTGTGGTATCAAATAAAGTGTATAAGTAAAATTTCTCCTACTTAGATATTATTTAATATATAGATAATATTATCAATTATTATTTATGTTTTCATTTAACTATAAATTCTATTTTTCTATTTAACTGGAATCATTTTCTAGTCATGTTTTAATTTATTTTAACTATAATCAGAATACAACTCTGCTACAACTATATATATGTTGCATCAAAAAATACAATCCAACCAATCATTCAAATAAATGTACAGCATAAAATGAAACTGCGACATTATGGATATTCTAACTTCTCTACCTCCCATACCCCCACAAGATAGTCACCAATATATTATGTGAAATAGAGATATTTTAGGTGACTTGAGTGTTTTAAAATGATACATTCTCAGATTACGAATCAACAAGCAATGAACCGTACGTCAAATCGCAACCATCCATGAAAACATATCTTAAGAGAAAGAAAAAGAATTTGTATCTTCTTCTTTCAGTCAGAGAAATTTATCTTTATATATGACCGACATCTTAAGCATCTTCGGTATATATATATATATATATATATATATGTCCTTTTTTGTTTTTGTTTTTTACTTGTGTAGGGTTAATAAAAGATAAAGATGTATGTAGAACTTATGCGAAGATTTGTCGGCCGTATAAAAGCGACAAAAACTTACTCTCTCACGATGTAAGTAGTTTAGACTAAAAGCATTAATATTAAGAAAATTGGTACTTTAAAAATAATAATATTTAATTAATTAGTTCAACCAATTATAAAAAAAATTAATATTATTTGATTGGTTACACTATATCCAACAAATGTAAAAATTATCTAGATATTTGAAAATTGCTTAGATTTTGAAACAAAAAAATTTTCCTCCTAGTTACGATAAGAAACTGAAGGAGTATTTGAGTTCAAGAGCTTTATATGATATCCACCGAGAAGATCCCATCACATGACACATCTCTTTTTCCTTCTTCATACACAGTGACACACCACCTTATTTTTGTTCTTTAATGTTGGTAGTTGCAGTACAATGTTTTGCGTATCTATTGATTCATCCAAGATTTTTTTGATGATTTGTCCTTTGATATATTATATATATGAATCAATACTTGTCTTGTTGCCTACGTACTATAATTTTGGTTTCGAATTCTAAAGCTTATGAAAATAACATTAACATAAAATGTAGACGTTGAAATATAGTTTAAATTTGATTTTGGGAGGAACACTTTCTGATAACGTCTACATTTTATGTTAACATAATATTTTGTGTACACTACCAAAAAGTATTTGTGATTTTGGGAGGAACACTTTCTCTAAATGAAACCAATAATCATTGCCAAACTCAAATAATTTGTTTCTAAATACATGTAAATACATGTAAATACATGAAGAAATAAGTAAGCATGTGTTGTTATCTTCTAAGTTTTGATATTTGTGCAAATAGCATTACACAATATTTCTTGTTAAGACGCTTGAGTTTAAATCCTCAAGGTTAAAACGGAAAGAGATGGCTGCCAATAAACTACCATCGTCCAGAGAGAAAGAAAATCACGAAAGCTGATCGGTCAAAAAAAAAAAAGAATCATGATAAAAACAAGTATGCAACGTGACTTGATGTGTCAAAATTTTGACCAAAGAGGAGGATGCTTGCTTGGTGAGTGGTGTGAGAGGACGTCGGTCAGTGCACATTATCATTAATTAACAAAATCCTTAAGCAAGACTGAGTTTTCATAGTACGATGATATGTACCTATGTAGCCAAATAGCGGTCAATAATGATTTATATAGATCATGGTCTAGAACTCGATTGGAAATTATGGTGAGCAAGCACTCTTTGAAGTCAAGATACATTACGCCCATTTCTATATATGGACAGTACATCAAACTTTCTAACACATCTAATTATTCATCTTAATCGCAATATTGAACAAGAATATATGAAGATCAAAGTATTGCCTACTTATGATCAAAATATACAAATAGAACAAAGCAATTATATATAGATGGTGTTCAAACGTTTTTGGCAACTAAATAGTGGTGAAATTGAACATGTTTGTTGCTATTTCGAACTTGACAATGTAATTCAGTCTGAAGGTTTAAACCGTTCTTGTTTCGGGTTAAAACGGTTTATATTTATATCTTAGAAACGTAGAGGGAATTAAATTTCACAAGTACTATATCCATACTTGTATAGAATGACAAAATAAGTTTCACATATAGATTACACATAAACATTCACATACACACATGTATACACATGTATCTTTTAGCCGAAGCGTAAAACTTCTTAGTAAAATCGTTAAACCTCTTTACAAATGCTCAATCTCAAATTTGATTTTGTTTTTAACTTAAATCATAAGCTTTGAAATGTAATTTAAACTCGTTGAGATTGGCGATTGCATGGCCACTAAAAACCGGTACAACTCTAGAAGCCTGAACTCAAGGCAAACCGATTCAGTTTTCAATCGGTTATTCTCCTTTGATATGGCATTACCACAGCTCAACACATTAGCCAGCTGGTTAACAAGCTCCTGATTCTTAGACTTCAGCCGGTTTACCTCTTCGGTTAAGTCCTCAAAACGTCTCTTCTTTCTTAACCTTGATCTCTTTGCTGATTCCCGGTTTGATATCGTTCGCTTTCTCTTCCTCTCATCAACCGGTGCTTCCAACTCGTTTGAACCGCTCGGGTTGTCCGACGTATCTGATTGAAGAAATTCCAAAATTTCTGTGATTTCATCTCCGGTTATGGTAGCATCATCAAAGCAGATATGAACCGGCTCTAAACTGGTTGAGGACATTGCTTTTAGTGGAAAAATATATATCCGGTATAGTACTAAACCGGTTATTGGTATGATCAATTTTGTAAGTATGAGAAGCAAGAGAGGGAGGGGACGTGTCACATGAACCATGTGTGGCTATTTATAGAGAAAAATTAGTAAGTGCACATGGGACCCATTTAGGGTTAGTTTGTCCACTTAAGAAGTGCCAAGTATTTAAAAATTAAAATGTTATAATTAGAGTGAATCTAGAGATTATTTGCAATGCTTGTCCACTAGCACTCTGGATATAAGGTATTACTATTTTATTTGTTTTTAAATTCTTTTAAACCTTTTGTTTCGATATTGCTTTTTATTACTTTTATCCTTTTTTGTTACACAACTCTCATCTTCTAATCTCTTAGCTGCTTGGCACTACTTTTTAAGTGTAGAGATAGGATATTAGTTTCACATTTTCATTGTAATTTTCATTGTAGGGTTTGTGTATATTTCATTTGTATTTCGATTAATAACTTGCAGTTATCATCAGCAACGGATGTTAAGGATGTCATAGTGTTATGGATCAATGTCTATAAGAACAACATATTAAACTATATAAAAGATAAAAGACTAGATGTCCCCTTTTTCAGTAAAAAATAGGTTACGAAAATGTATAAGATATAATTAAACAATTATTAAGCTATGACCCGTTTTCTTATCTTTTTTTTTTTTTTTTTTGATAACTCTGGTATCTGGACAGCCACAGTCCCAACTATCCCCCTGTAGGGGGTCCAGCGCCCCAGCGGAAGGGATGTTAAATCCGCTGTGGCCGGGGCTCGAAGTCGTGATGGCGAGCACCTCAGCCGAGGTTTCTTTACCACCAGACCACGAGGCCCGGTTATCGTTTTCTTATCTTCGGTCGTCATAGTAGAATTTCTTTCCTTTTTTTTTATGTTAAAGTTATATACCTAAAGAAACGAAGATTTGGAGTTTGTATTCAGCTTTCAAATTAGACTTACGGAGAGAAAATGGTGTGTGGGTCTCGACGAAGACTATTGTTTAGCTTAATGACGAAGAATCTAAGAAAAAGCATATTACGTCTAAGTTTTTATGTGTTTTGGATTTTCTTATCTTTTTGATAAGATAAAGTAAAGAATACAAGTGAAACTACAGCTGCATTCTCTTTATAATGCAAGTATCAGTTTAACTTTGAATAAATAGATTAGTTAATATGCTAATGTGTATAACTTCATGTGTTTATGGTACATTTATATTTACATTATTATTTTATGAAAATATTATTACAATAA
It encodes:
- the LOC106314420 gene encoding basic leucine zipper 43 → MSSTSLEPVHICFDDATITGDEITEILEFLQSDTSDNPSGSNELEAPVDERKRKRTISNRESAKRSRLRKKRRFEDLTEEVNRLKSKNQELVNQLANVLSCGNAISKENNRLKTESVCLEFRLLELYRFLVAMQSPISTSLNYISKLMI